A part of Sander vitreus isolate 19-12246 chromosome 8, sanVit1, whole genome shotgun sequence genomic DNA contains:
- the LOC144522613 gene encoding alanine--tRNA ligase, cytoplasmic-like: MDSSLSGAQIREKFIDFFRRYEHKYVHSSSTIPLDDPTLLFANAGMNQFKPIFLNTLDPSHPMAKLRRAANTQKCIRAGGKHNDLDDVGKDVYHHTFFEMLGSWSFGDYFKHLACKMALELLTQEFGIPIDRLYVTYFGGDAEAGLEPDLECKQIWIDLGMEEARILPGSMKDNFWEMGDTGPCGPCSEMHFDRIGGRDASHLVNMDDPNVLEIWNLVFIQFNRESETVLKPLPKKSIDTGMGLERLVSVLQNKMSNYDTDLFIPYFEAIQKGTGARPYTGKVGAEDTDGIDMAYRVLADHARTITIALSDGGRPDNTGRGYVLRRILRRAVRYAHEKLGAQRGFFASLVDVVVDSLGNAFPELKKDPEVVKDIINEEEVQFLKTLSRGRRILDRKIMSLGDSKTIPGDTAWLLYDTYGFPLDLTSLIAEEKGMVVDIAAFEEEKKAAQLKSQGKGAGDVDHIMLDIYAIEELRNKNIPATDDSSKYSYTSEENGNYKFEQASATVLALRCDRAFCDEVTTGQECGVLLDQTSFYAEQGGQTFDEGYMVREDDSTEDRMEFTVKNTQVRGGYVLHLGTVYGSLKVGDRVTLRVDEARRRPIMSNHTATHILNFALRGVLGEADQRGSLVAPDRLRFDFTAKGALSTGEVRQTEEIACAMIKEAKPVYAMEAPLAKAKAIQGLRAVFDETYPDPVRVVSIGIPVEQLLESPDSTAGSLTSIEFCGGTHLQNSGHAAPFVIVSEEAIAKGIRRIVAVTGTEAQKAQRKADSLLQFLSQLGDKVKQQTAPNKDIQKDIADMTELIGTAVISQWRKDEMRESLKGLKKTMDDLDRNYKADIQKRVLEKTKEVIESSPNQPLLVMEMETGASAKALNESLKLLKSQSPQTAAMLFTVDPDAGKITCLCQVPQDVANRGLKASEWVQELCPLLDGKGGGKDMSAQATGKNTQSLQEALQMANQFAQLKLGEN; this comes from the exons ATGGACTCCTCTTTGAGTGGTGCTCAAATCCGCGAGAAGTTCATTGACTTCTTCCGTCGCTATGAGCACAAGTATGTCCACTCGTCATCCACCATCCCACTGGACGACCCCACGCTGCTTTTCGCCAATGCTGGCATGAACCAG TTTAAGCCCATCTTCCTCAACACCCTCGACCCGTCCCACCCTATGGCCAAGCTGCGTCGTGCCGCCAACACCCAAAAGTGTATCCGTGCAGGGGGCAAACACAACGACCTGGATGATGTGGGTAAAGATGTCTACCACCACACCTTCTTCGAGATGCTGGGGTCCTGGTCCTTTGGTGACTACTTTAAG CACCTGGCCTGTAAGATGGCCTTGGAGCTGCTGACCCAGGAGTTTGGTATTCCCATAGACCGTCTGTACGTCACCTACTTCGGGGGTGACGCTGAAGCAGGCCTGGAGCCCGACCTGGAGTGCAAACAGATCTGGATCGACCTAGG GATGGAGGAGGCTCGCATCCTGCCAGGCAGTATGAAGGATAACTTCTGGGAGATGGGAGACACCGGCCCCTGCGGTCCCTGCAGTGAGATGCACTTTGACCGCATTGGAGGGAGGGACGCCTCTCACCTGGTGAACATGGACGATCCCAATGTCCTGGAGATCTGGAACCTGGTGTTCATCCAGTTCAACAG GGAGTCCGAGACTGTTTTAAAGCCACTGCCTAAGAAGAGCATAGACACAGGGATGGGCCTGGAGCGCCTGGTGTCCGTACTGCAGAACAAGATGTCCAACTATGACACTGACCTCTTCATCCCGTACTTTGAAGCCATTCAGAAG ggTACAGGTGCTCGACCTTACACCGGTAAAGTAGGTGCCGAGGATACTGACGGTATTGACATGGCCTACCGTGTGCTGGCTGACCACGCCCGCACCATCACCATCGCCCTATCAGATGGCGGCCGGCCTGATAACACAGGAAGAGG TTACGTGTTGAGGAGGATCCTGCGTCGCGCAGTCCGTTACGCTCACGAGAAGCTGGGAGCTCAGAGAGGCTTTTTTGCCTCTCTGGTGGATGTGGTGGTCGATTCCCTG GGCAATGCCTTCCCGGAGTTGAAGAAAGACCCAGAAGTGGTGAAGGACATTATtaatgaggaggaggtgcagtTCCTGAAAACCCTCAGCAGGGGGCGCCGTATCCTTGATAGGAAGATCATGAGTTTGGGAGACAGCAAGACCATTCCAG GTGACACAGCATGGCTGTTGTATGACACATACGGCTTCCCTCTGGACCTGACCTCCCTCATCGCAGAGGAGAAAGGCATGGTGGTGGACATCGCTGCCTTCGAAGAGGAGAAAAAGGCAGCACAG ttaaaGTCCCAGGGTAAGGGCGCAGGAGACGTTGACCACATCATGTTGGACATCTACGCCATTGAAGAGCTAAGAAACAAGAACATACCCGCCACAGATGACTCTTCCAAATACAGTTACACCTCTGAGGAAAACGGCAACTACA agtTTGAGCAGGCCTCAGCCACAGTGTTGGCCCTGCGCTGCGACCGCGCCTTCTGCGATGAAGTGACCACGGGTCAGGAGTGCGGTGTGCTGCTGGACCAGACGTCCTTCTACGCCGAGCAGGGCGGACAGACATTTGACGAGGGCTACATGGTTCGAGAGGACGACAGCACAGAGGAT CGGATGGAGTTCACAGTGAAGAATACGCAGGTTCGAGGAGGTTACGTTCTCCATCTGGGGACGGTCTATGGCAGTCTGAAGGTTGGAGACCGCGTTACCTTGCGTGTAGATGAG GCTCGTCGTAGGCCCATCATGAGCAACCACACCGCCACACACATCTTGAACTTCGCCCTGCGGGGGGTGTTGGGGGAGGCAGACCAGAGGGGCTCCCTGGTCGCCCCTGACCGCCTGCGCTTTGACTTCACTGCTAAAGGTGCCCTGAGCACGGGGGAGGTCCGCCAGACTGAGGAGATTGCTTGTGCCATGATAAAAGAAGCCAAG CCGGTGTATGCCATGGAAGCCCCACTAGCAAAAGCCAAGGCTATTCAGGGTCTGCGTGCCGTGTTCGATGAGACCTACCCCGACCCTGTCCGAGTCGTGTCTATCGGTATCCCCGTTGAGCAGCTGCTGGAGAGTCCCGACAGTACTGCTGGTTCTCTCACCTCCATTGAGTTTTGTGGTGGAAC CCATCTGCAGAACTCGGGTCACGCCGCGCCGTTTGTCATCGTCTCAGAGGAGGCCATCGCTAAGGGCATCCGCCGCATTGTTGCTGTGACAGGAACAGAGGCCCAGAAG GCCCAGAGGAAAGCCGATTCCCTGCTCCAGTTTTTGTCCCAGCTGGGAGACAAGGTGAAGCAGCAGACGGCCCCGAACAAGGACATTCAGAAAGACATCGCCGACATGACGGAG TTGATAGGCACAGCAGTGATCTCCCAGTGGAGGAAGGACGAGATGAGGGAATCCCTAAAGGGCCTGAAGAAGACCATGGATGACTTGGACCGCAACTACAAGGCTGACATCCAGAAGAGAGTCCTGGAAAAGACCAAGGAGGTGATAGAAAGCAGCCCCAACCAGCCGCTGCTTGTCATGGAGATGGAGACCGGAGCCTCCGCTAAG GCACTGAACGAGTCACTGAAGCTGCTGAAGTCCCAATCTCCTCAGACCGCTGCGATGCTCTTCACTGTAGACCCAGACGCCGGCAAGATCACCTGCCTGTGTCAAGTCCCACAG GATGTGGCCAACCGAGGTCTGAAGGCCAGCGAGTGGGTTCAGGAGCTgtgccccctgctggacggtAAAGGAGGCGGCAAGGACATGTCGGCCCAGGCCACGGGCAAGAACACCCAGAGCCTGCAGGAGGCACTGCAAATGGCCAACCAGTTTGCACAGCTTAAACTGGGAGAGAACTAA